cttagtcaaatttagtaaacataagggagagaacatattttgtaaatatgagttttacatatcttgaagttacttatcactcttaaaaatacaagttattcaaaaactaatgtAGAAACTTAAAAACTAACAGAGAAGACTTTCACGGAAATCTTCTCGGatcagttagaaactttaattaatgtgaatgttggtaacctcataaatatcaccaattatgttataaatttcattcagtagcccaaatattcattaataaacatgaattaacaagaaaatgttaaaaagtccTTATAGTTTTAGAGGAAatgcaagtttattaaacattgacgcagacgataTCCACGGAGGTCATCTTGtagacttccagagaagtcgTCGATTTAGGTCGatgcggacgacttcaatctaagtattCCAGATGACTAAAAtactggtcaacgcagaggttatttttgcaatttacTTTGAAATCTATTATttgagacgactgaaaaataagtcgtctacttttgtttggttaaaaaaactccaaaaagctagacgacttacatttcagtcgtcataggttagttttgcatttgactggattatttcagaagtttgactttcttggacgacttacatttcagctgtctcgtgaaaattaaaatatcgatatttttttaaaaaactagacgacttacaattaattcgtcataggttagttttgcaatttaaaaaaaaacttcaatatttaattatatatagacgacttacaattcagtcgtctgtcagacgacttacttgtaagtcatccaggatttacgaggtttgaccagaatctcggaataaaatcatggacgacttacatgcAAATCGTCGGGCGgatgactgaattgtaagtcgtctgggtataattaaatattaaagttttttttttcaatttcaaaactaacctataacgacttaattgtaagtcgtatagtattaataaaatattgatatttcaatttcaccagacgactgaaatgtaagtcgtccgggaaagtcaaacttctgaaataatccagtcaaatgcaaaattaacctaTGACCACtcaaatgtaagtcgtctaggttctttggagatttttttgtaaccaaacaaaatcagacgacttagctttcagtcgtctcagaaaacagattttaaagtcaattgcaaaaataacctctgcgttgaccaggcGACTTctaggtaagtcgtctactgccagacgacttcccatgTAAGTCGTATGACGAAcaaatctggaaaaaaaatttgattccatactttaaatttgtgagataacttccttagcacacataaggcttctccaatcACAcataatctcaaacgaaagtgacccacccagaatcgttagcttctatgactttatgaaccataaagaatgtaaaatcaaaatcttgagtttttttagctcaatgtggagagagagtgagagatatgttgtgtttagtttataagaatggaaaaagaagaagggtaactcgattttgggagcattaagagcttcaaattggttgttcatggtagttagggtattgatgacaatgtcAATCTTGTAATttcttgaagatgatgagggtgagagagtaaaaatgtcattttcgaaagaaaaaaaaaatttgatggtattttcgtaaattatatgaacttgtggggtgaataggacaaaactaattttcaaaaaaaagtaggttagttttgtgtttgactttaagttgtaggtcaattctgcaaaaaactATTGTAAAAGGATTTTCAGattgaattataattattatttataattagaCTAAATTAATATCAACTAATAGAAATATTACTGTATATTAATACTTTGaaaaggaaaataatttttttaatagatgaTAGTATGGTACTAGATACTAGAAAGActcgaaaaagaaaaatagattgTGGAATAATAAATCTTGGATTTTTCACAACGACCAAACCAAAGAAGTCGCATCttcaataagaaaaaaattgattgacACAAACATTTCTGGCCTTGCAAGTCACAGTTCTCCAttaaaagtctaaataaaaaCGTGAAAAATTCATAATGTTGTCATTCGTCAACAGTCAAACACGATACGCTGGTTGTCCTTTTACAGTCGTTGGTACTGTattttgtttggattaatacaaTTCGTTTCTagaatataaatacatatatatattcatgacTTAATCTCTTTATATACGAAAACAAATACAAGTCGCTAATTTTGGAAAGTCCAATTAGTATAGTCTTCCTGAAAAATCAGCAAACTTacaaaaagatataaaattcGACGGCCACTATTATTGCTCTTTCCATTAATTTCTTTCATGATATATACAGACATCTGAGAATCAAATCTCAGATATGGCAGAGTTTAAAAGAAACCTTACCTTGGTCACGACCCTTTCGATTTTGCTTCAATTATGCAGCATCGTATCTTGCACCACAAGCACCTCAATCACCAGAAACAACACCATACGAGACGGAGACGCACTGATCAGCGAGGAAGAAGTCTTCGAGCTCGGATTCTTCAGCCCGAAAGATTCAACCTTAAGGTATGTCGGAATCTGGTACAAGAACATCGAACCTCAAACAATTGTCTGGGTAGCAAACCGAGAGAGGCCATTGTCTGATCACAACGGAGCTCTGAAGCTTGTAGATGACGGGAACTTGGTGGTCGTAGATGGACAAAACAACACCGTTTGGTCCACAAACGTGCCGCCCAAGTTGAACAATACCGTTGCTGTTCTATTGGAAACAGGGGATCTTGTTCTGTCTTCAGATTCAGACAGGGACACTAGGTTTTGGGAGAGCTTTAACAACCCAACTGATACTTTCTTGCCCGGTATGAGGGTTAGGGTGAACCCAACAAGCGGAGAGAATCGCGCTTTTACGCCATGGATGTCCGAAACTGATCCTTCACCAGGGAGGTATTCGTTAGGGATTGATCCTATTGGACCACCAGAGATTGTGATTTGGGAAGGAGAAACGAGGAAATGGCGAAGCGGTCCGTGGGATTCGGTTATCTTTACCGGTATACCGGATATGTTCCGTGTCACAAACTATATTCGCGGGTTTAAGCTTTCTGCTCCTCCTGAACGAGATGGTAGCGTGTACTTCACGTATGTTCCGTCAGATAGCTCTGACTTGCTAAGGTTTCAGATTACGTTTGATAGTGTAATAGAGCAGTTCAGATGGAACAAAGATGCCAAGAACTGGACTTTGCTTCTGTTGAAACCGAGCACGGAATGTGAGAAGTATAACCGTTGCGGTAATTACAGCGTATGTGATGAGAGCAAAGAGTTTGGTTCCGGCAAATGTAGTTGTATCGATGGGTTTGAGCCGGTGAATCAGAATCTGTGGGACGATGGAGATTTCTCGGGTGGCTGCAAAAGAAGAGTGCCATTGAACTGTAGCCAGAGTCTGAGAGAAGACGAGTTCATGGAACTTAGGGGAATGAAGTTGCCTGATTTTGGATCATTTGTTTCCCTTAGAAACTCAGAGACTTGTAAAGATGTATGCGTTAGGGATTGCTTGTGTAATGCTTATGCGTTTGTTAGAGGGATCGGATGCATGATTTGGACTAGAGATTTGATAGATATGGAGCGTTTTCAGCATGGTGGACAGTCTATTAACATCCGGCTAGCGGAATCTGAACTAGGTCTGTAAAATGTTTAGTCATAATACATTTTGAAAGATTAAACATAACTGATCCTAAAATACTTGGATTTCTTTTGTTGTGTGAGTAGGTGGGAAGGAAAACTCAAAGCTATGGATCATTATTTTAAGTGTTATAGGAGCCTTCTTGCTCGTATTATGCATTTGGACCTTGTGGAAGTTCAAGAAAAGAGTTAGAGGTAAAGTCTCTACACATTGCTTTAAAAAGAGTACGTGCATATGCTAACTGATCAATTATTTGTTGGTTGTAAGTcatgtaattaatatttttttcgttatttttaatagaataaatcagctttataaaaaaaactaaagtatCAATTGTTTAATAATATGCAGCTATATTGTGGAGGAAGAAACACCTTCCAGTTTTCGAAGAGAACAAAGACTACTCGGTGAAGTCCTCAAGCTCGACGAGCCAAGTTCTGGTAGGGGGTCTAGTTGACACACCAGATTTTCCTATTTTCAGTTTCAACAGCGTTGCCTTAGCAACAGGAAATTTCGCTGAAGAAAACAAGCTTGGACAGGGCGGATTTGGTACTGTATATAAGGTCAAGCAATGGAATATTACTAGTAGTAATCTTATTGAGACTAATGTTGGTGATAAAGTTTTAATCCTTATCTAACAATTGTGTTGTGTTTGAACAGGGAAACTTTCCAGGGGACACAGAGATCGCGGTGAAGAGATTATCAGGGAAATCCAAGCAAGGGCTAGAGGAATTCAAGAACGAGATCTTACTGATTGCCAAACTCCAGCATCGAAATCTTGTTAGATTAGTAGGATGTTGCATTGAAAACAATGAGAAAATACTTCTCTATGAATACATGCCAAATAAGAGTTTGGACAGTTTCCTTTTCggtatgtttttttcaaaacaatttGGAAGTTTTCTGGATTGAGTATATAACTAGTCCTTTGCGCAGATGAGAGTAAACGAGGAAGTTTAGACTGGAAGAAACGATGGGATATCATTGGAGGAATCGCGAGGGGATTGCTTTACTTGCATAGAGACTCAAGACTAAAAATCATTCACCGTGACCTAAAAGCTAGCAATATCTTGCTGGACAAGGAAATGAATCCAAAGATTTCGGATTTTGGTATGGCTCGGATCTTCAACTACCGACAAGATCAGGCCAACACGATCCGAGTTGTCGGCACATAGTAACTAAGCGAACCTCTTTGTTGTTTTATCTTCTATATCAATCTCTTATGGTTTTGATGTTGGTAAAATGTGTAGTGGTTATATGGCTCCGGAGTATGCAATGGAAGGGATGTTCTCAGACAAATCTGATGTGTATAGCTTTGGAGTGCTGATACTGGAGATTGTAAGTGGAAGCAAGAACTTTAGCTTTCGAGGGTCTGAACATGGAAGTCTCATCGGCTATGTAAGTTTCTCTTAATATATAGGTTTGGTTCCTTTTTTCTTCAAATCAAGAAACTAATGTTCGAAAGGACGTAACAAAAACTCAGGCGTGGAATTTATGGAGCCAAGGAAAGACCAAAGAGCTAATAGATCCAACGGTGAAGGACACTCAAGATGTGAACGAAGCAATGAGATGCATCCACGTGGGGATGTTGTGTACACAAGACTCGGTAATATACAGACCAAACATAGGTTCGGTTTTATTGATGTTGGAGAGTCGAATGAGTAACCTTCCACGACCGAGACAGCCTACCTTCCACTCGTTCTTGAACTCCGGCGAGATCGTGGAAGGTCAGGATGTTGCTACAGTTAACGATATTACTTTGACCACTGTTGTTGGTAGATAACTACTTTGATGAATTAGTTTGTTCTTCCCAATGCTCTTTTGCTTCTCATATTTTTCTCTCTGGGAGTCTCttagttttcaatttttgtaCATAATAAATTTTCGTCTTGTTTAACATTTTCAAATACATACTTGAATTTGAACATTGTCGAGGAAAATAAACAAATCGGATTTATACTCTAGCTGTTTTTTGGGGTCAGCATATTTAATTATGATTTGTGAATGCCAAATAATAGATGTTGGAGCATGTGGAAGACATGTAACTCAACCCATGCATGGTTTCGTAGGtaggtttttgaatttttttttgtctgataaaaaaaataattaaacggAAACCAATTGCGGACCACCATGTGTCGGTGGAGCCCGCGAACAATCCAAAAACCACCTTAGATTCAGCCCTTACAGTAAAGCAGGAAGAGTCGGTTCTTAAAAAGTGAGTGGAACCCACTAATTTCTTAATTATTCTTTTGCTAAAACCCATGGTTAATGGTGTTCTAAAGCCACGTCAACTAGACttcatgctttttttttttttttaatctttaaagtCCACACAACTTTTTAACACTAAAAAGCGATACAAATCGTCGGAAAAATAAAGGATTTCCTTGAAAGCTAAACTGGCAGAAATAAATTCTTCGGAGACAAATACTTTTACAGTTTTAcgtaagaaaatattttggtacAAACTTAAACTAAACTCATGCCCATCTCAAATATTTATTTCcgcataaattttttttttaaaaatattgagttttttttgtcaatctaTTCAACTCTAATCTAGgctaaaaaaaaagtcaaaaaccTACCGGTGGATGTGGAGGCAGTTCCTTCCACGGTGAGGGGTTAGGATCGGTGCGCTGCAGCACTGTGAAATCTGGGGTCCGCAGGATAGGTTGTCACATAAAAAGTCAACTTTTTTGTGACAATCCATTCCGCTCACTCGGAATTCGGCTCACAACCCTGCAGGGTACCGACCCCAATCCCTCCATTATGAGTTCTCTCTgactccataattaggttgttggtgagtTTCGAACCCAatacctcaccctttaacaacacTCCTCCAGGATGAGTTGTCATCAATTGATCTGCAGGTCAATTGGTGACAACTCATCCTGGAAGAGTGTTATTAAACGATGAGGTCCTGGATTCGAGAatcaccaacaacctaattatggagtcAGAGAAAACTCATAATGTAAGGGTTGGGGTCGGTGCCCTGCAGGGCTGTGAGCCGAATTTCGAGTGAGCGGGCGCTTTTGCAACAAAACATCTTTAGTAAGGTTGTTTGATGAGGTTCGATGTGATTGACCCGCCTTATGTTGGACTTCTCAACTTACCTAGCGGAAGAAAAGGGGTTCCTCCTAGTTCATGAACACCCTAGGCAGTTTCGGAGGCGACATGAAACATCCTACCCAATAATCTTTGGAAAGTCTTTggaaattcaaaataaaactggAATAAGTTTTCATAAAGTAACATAATAAAACACCGTAACTTTATTAATAGAACCGAGTTAAATAACGCGGACAATAAGAAAAAAGTTTGTAGGCTTCTATAAAATCTTCCATGTTTATGAATACCCAGTCATGCTGGTCTTCACAGTCTCGCGCTTCGGTCCATACACCTACTCCTCACCTGCATCCCGAAAAGGAAACATGAGCATGCAAAAATACTCAATAAGAATGCTCAAAACAGCCTACATGCAACCCCTAACATATCTAACATCAAACAAGGAATTTCATTCTAGCAACTTAACAtttcatcttatatattaaaacagaagttacaaccttgattcatgtgtgatttttttaaaaatgaacctaatggacctattcatagaaattcatactatattttaattcagactaataataaatataatttttaaaatattttaatcatagtatcttttgatatcttttcattttaaatataaatatatttattttaaaattctaacaaatctgtttaaaaagatttttacaagatcttcatttttgaaattatatttaaatattttcactaat
The Brassica napus cultivar Da-Ae chromosome A1, Da-Ae, whole genome shotgun sequence DNA segment above includes these coding regions:
- the LOC106441262 gene encoding putative G-type lectin S-receptor-like serine/threonine-protein kinase At1g61610, whose translation is MAEFKRNLTLVTTLSILLQLCSIVSCTTSTSITRNNTIRDGDALISEEEVFELGFFSPKDSTLRYVGIWYKNIEPQTIVWVANRERPLSDHNGALKLVDDGNLVVVDGQNNTVWSTNVPPKLNNTVAVLLETGDLVLSSDSDRDTRFWESFNNPTDTFLPGMRVRVNPTSGENRAFTPWMSETDPSPGRYSLGIDPIGPPEIVIWEGETRKWRSGPWDSVIFTGIPDMFRVTNYIRGFKLSAPPERDGSVYFTYVPSDSSDLLRFQITFDSVIEQFRWNKDAKNWTLLLLKPSTECEKYNRCGNYSVCDESKEFGSGKCSCIDGFEPVNQNLWDDGDFSGGCKRRVPLNCSQSLREDEFMELRGMKLPDFGSFVSLRNSETCKDVCVRDCLCNAYAFVRGIGCMIWTRDLIDMERFQHGGQSINIRLAESELGGKENSKLWIIILSVIGAFLLVLCIWTLWKFKKRVRAILWRKKHLPVFEENKDYSVKSSSSTSQVLVGGLVDTPDFPIFSFNSVALATGNFAEENKLGQGGFGTVYKGNFPGDTEIAVKRLSGKSKQGLEEFKNEILLIAKLQHRNLVRLVGCCIENNEKILLYEYMPNKSLDSFLFDESKRGSLDWKKRWDIIGGIARGLLYLHRDSRLKIIHRDLKASNILLDKEMNPKISDFGMARIFNYRQDQANTIRVVGTYGYMAPEYAMEGMFSDKSDVYSFGVLILEIVSGSKNFSFRGSEHGSLIGYAWNLWSQGKTKELIDPTVKDTQDVNEAMRCIHVGMLCTQDSVIYRPNIGSVLLMLESRMSNLPRPRQPTFHSFLNSGEIVEGQDVATVNDITLTTVVGR